The following coding sequences lie in one Zingiber officinale cultivar Zhangliang chromosome 2B, Zo_v1.1, whole genome shotgun sequence genomic window:
- the LOC122046864 gene encoding ER lumen protein-retaining receptor, producing MNIFRLAGDMTHLMSVLVLLLKIHTIKSCAGISLKTQELYALVFATRYLDIFTDFISVYNTIMKLIFLGSSFSIVWYIRRHKIVRRSYDKDQDTFRHFFLVLPCLLLALIINEKFTFKEVLWTFSLYLEAVAILPQLILLQRTRNIDNLTGQYVFLLGAYRALYILNWIYRYFTEPHYVHWITWISGLVQTLLYADFFYYYFSSLKNNVKLKLPA from the exons ATGAACATCTTCAGGTTAGCGGGCGACATGACGCATCTCATGAGCGTCCTCGTCCTCCTCCTCAAGATCCACACCATCAAATCATGCGCCG GCATATCTTTGAAGACGCAAGAGCTTTATGCTCTTGTTTTTGCCACGCGTTACTTGGATATATTTACTGATTTTATCTCGGTCTATAATACAATTATGAAGCTTATATTCTTGGGGAGCTCATTTTCAATTGTCTGGTACATCCGAAGACACAAGATTGTTCGCAGATCTTATGACAAGGACCAAGATACTTTTCGGCACTTTTTCCTTGTGTTACCATGTCTACTGTTGGCCctaattataaatgaaaagttcACATTTAAGGAG GTTTTGTGGACCTTCTCGCTGTATCTGGAAGCAGTTGCAATACTTCCTCAATTGATATTGTTGCAAAGGACAAGAAATATTGACAACTTAACTGGTCAATATGTTTTTCTGCTGGG AGCATATAGAGCATTGTACATCCTGAACTGGATTTACCGATACTTCACTGAGCCTCATTATGTTCATTGGATAA CATGGATCTCAGGATTAGTTCAGACACTGCTGTATGCCGATTTTTTCTACTACTACTTCAGCAG TTTGAAGAACAATGTCAAGCTCAAGCTACCGGCATAA